Below is a window of Mycobacterium dioxanotrophicus DNA.
CGCGAAACTCAGTGCGCGACTGGGTACGTCGACGTGCGCAACTTGGCCCGTGGCGTGTACGCCGGTGTCGGTGCGCCCGGCGGTCACCAACCGAACCGGCTCGCGGAACACCGTCGACAGCGTCTCCTCGAGCACGCCTGCGACGGTGCGCTGCCCGGCCTGCGGTGCCCACCCGGCGAATTCGGTGCCGTCGTAGGCAATGTCGAGGCGTAGGCGGACCAAAGAAACATGCCCGCCATCGGATTCGATGGCGGGCACGTTCGTTGTAGCCTCGTTACTTGGCGTCGTCGGCCTCATCGGCGGCCTCAGCCGTCTGTGCGTCGGCGATCGCCTCGTCAGCGGCCTCGGCCTCATTGGCCGGGGACTCCTCGGCCAGTGCAGCCTCATCGGCCTCGACGACCTCGGCCTCGGCGTCAGCAGCCTTGGCCTGCGACGCGGCGGCACGGCGGGCGCGGTCGGCCTCGGAGGTCACGGTCTTCTCCCGCACCAGCTCGATGACCGCCATGGGCGCGTTGTCGCCCTTGCGGTTCTCGACCTTGATGATGCGGGTGTAGCCGCCGTTGCGGTCGGCGAAGAAGGGAGCGATCTCGGCGAACAGGACGTGCACGACGTCCTTGTCACGGATCTTCTTCATGACCTCACGCCGGTTGTGCAGGTTGCCCTTCTTGGCGTGGGTGATGAGCTTCTCCGCGTAGGGCCGCAACGCCCGCGCCTTGGGCTCGGTCGTCTTGATCCGACCGTGCTCGAACAGCGACGTGGCCAGGTTGGCCAGGATCGCCTTCTGGTGAGAGGACGACCCGCCGAGGCGGGCACCCTTGGTGGGCTTGGGCATTGCGACTATCTCCTAAATGGGGCCGGCCCCCGTATCAGGTAGGACCGGGACGGATCTGTTGTTAGAGCTGTTCGGTTTCGGCGAAGTCCTGGTCGGTGTCCAGGTCGTAGCCGGCATCGCTGGTCCAGGTTCCGGTTGCGGCGTCGTAACCGGCGACCTCGGACGGATCGAAGGTGGCCGGGCTGTCCTTGAGCGAGAGACCCAGCTGGTGCAGCTTGATCTTCACCTCGTCGATGGACTTCTGGCCGAAGTTGCGGATGTCCAGCAGATCGGACTCCGTGCGGGCCACCAGCTCACCCACGGTGTGCACACCCTCGCGCTTGAGGCAGTTGTACGACCGGACGGTCAGATCCAGATCGTCGATCGGCAGGGCGAACGACGCGATGTGGTCGGCCTCGGCGGGCGACGGCCCGATCTCGATGCCTTCCGCCTCGACGTTGAGTTCGCGTGCCAGACCGAACAATTCGACCAGGGTCTTGCCTGCCGACGCCAGGGCGTCACGCGGGCTGATCGAGTTCTTGGTCTCGACGTCGAGGATCAGCTTGTCGAAGTCGGTGCGCTGCTCGACACGGGTGGCCTCCACCTTGTAGGTCACCTTCAGCACGGGGCTGTAGATGGAGTCGACCGGGATACGGCCGATCTCGGCACCCGAGGCCTTGTTCTGCACGGCCGGGACGTAGCCGCGGCCACGCTCGACGACGAGTTCGACCTCCAGCTTGCCCTTGTCGTTGAGGGTCGCGATGTGCATGTCGGGGTTGTGCACCGTCACACCGGCCGGCGGCACGATGTCACCGGCGGTGACCGCACCCGGCCCCTGCTTGCGCAGGTACATGGTGACCGGCTCGTCTTCCTCAGAGGACACGACCAGGCCCTTGAGGTTCAGGATGATGTCGGTGACGTCTTCCTTCACCCCGGGGACGGTGGTGAACTCATGCAGCACACCGTCGATGCGGATGCTGGTGACCGCTGCGCCCGGAATGGACGACAGCAGCGTGCGCCGCAGCGAGTTGCCCAAGGTGTAACCGAAACCGGGCTCCAGCGGTTCGATGACGAACTTGGACCGGTTCTCGGCGACGGTCTCTTCGGACAGGGTTGGCCGCTGAGAAATCAGCATTGTTTCTATCTCCTTCTCGGCACCCGCTATTTGATGCCGTCTGGGTGTCCCTCAGCCGGATGGCTGAGCGACGTTTATTACTTCGAGTAGAACTCGACGATGAGCTGCTCCGCGAGCGGCACCTGGATCTGCGCCCGCTCCGGGAGCTGGTGGACCAGGATGCGCTGGCGCTCGCCGACGACCTGCAGCCAGGACGGGATCGGCCGCTCGCCGGCGGTCTCGCGAGAGATGATGAACGGGTCGGTGTTCAGCGACTTGTCCCGCACGTCGATGATGTCGTACTGCGACACCCGGTAGCTCGGGATGTTCACCTTGACACCGTTGACGGTGAAGTGGCCGTGGCTGACCAGCTGACGCGCCATCCGGCGGGTCCGGGCCAAGCCGGCGCGGTACACGACGTTGTCCAACCGGCTCTCCAGGATCTGGAGCAGGTTCTCGCCGGTCTTACCCGACTTGCGGTTGGCCTCTTCGTAGTACTTGCGGAACTGCTTCTCCAGCACGCCGTAGGTGAAGCGAGCCTTCTGCTTCTCCTGCAGCTGCGTGCGGTATTCGCTCTCCTTGATCCGCGCACGGCCGTGCTGGCCGGGCGGGTAGGGGCGCTTCTCGAACGACTGATCGCCGCCGACCAGGTCGACGCCGAGGCGGCGCGACTTGCGGGTCGCGGGTCCGGTGTAACGAGCCATGAGTCTGTTTCCTCCCTAGACCTAGACCCGGCGCCGCTTGGGCGGGCGGCAGCCGTTGTGGGGCTGCGGGGTGACGTCGGAAATGGCGCCCACCTCCAGGCCGGCGGCCTGCAGCGAGCGGATGGCGGTCTCGCGGCCCGAGCCCGGGCCCTTGACGAACACGTCGACCTTCTTCACGCCGTGCTCCTGCGCCTTGCGGGCGGCGTTCTCGGCGGCCAGCTGTGCGGCGAACGGCGTCGACTTACGCGACCCCTTGAAGCCGACGTGACCCGACGATGCCCAGGCGATGACGTTGCCCTGCGGATCGGTGATCGACACGATGGTGTTGTTGAACGTGCTCTTGATGTGAGCGGCGCCGTGCGGGACGTTCTTCTTTTCCCTGCGACGGGTCTTCACGCCCTTCTTGGGAGCGCCTGCCTTCTTCGGTGGCATGGGTTACCTGGCCTTCTTCTTGCCGGCGATGGTGCGCTTGGGGCCCTTGCGGGTACGCGCATTGGTCTTGGTCCGCTGGCCACGCACCGGCAGACCGCGGCGGTGCCGCAGGCCCTGGTAGCAGCCGATCTCGATCTTGCGACGAATGTCGGCCTGCACCTCGCGGCGCAGGTCACCCTCAACCTTGAGGTTGCCTTCGATGTAGTCGCGCAGCACGGTCACCTGATCGTCGGTGAGGTCCTTGGTGCGCATGTTCCGGTCGATTCCGGTCGCGTCCAGGATTTCCTGGGAGCGGGTACGGCCGATGCCGTAGATGTAGGTCAGCGCGATCTCCATGCGCTTGTCGCGCGGAAGATCGACGCCCACGAGGCGTGCCATGTGGCGGTATTCCTTCTTCTGGCGGAGGTCTGTTCCCAGTCCGTTCCCCGTCTATTCGGGGTCCGGCCTCCGTGCCGGACGTGGATGAACGGCCCAATCTCTAAAGATTCCAGCCGTTCAGTGGTACTGGGAGGTCTGCATTCAGTTGTGGGTACTGCTCGGGCGCTCTAGCCCTGCCGCTGCTTGTGCCGCGGGTCGGAGCAGATCACCATGACCCGCCCGTGCCGGCGGATCACCCTGCACTTGTCGCAGATCGGCTTGACGCTCGGGTTCACCTTCACGGCTTCGCGATCCTGTCTCTCGTTCTTGTCTGGTGGAACTTATTGGGGGCGGTTACTTGTACCGGTACACAATGCGACCCCGGGACAGGTCATAGGGAGATAGCTCCACCACGACGCGGTCCTCGGGCAGGATGCGGATGTAGTGCTGCCGCATCTTGCCGCTGATGTGGGCCAGGACCTTGTGTCCGTTCTCCAGCTCAATGCGGAACATCGCATTGGGCAGGGGTTCGACCACGCGACCCTCGACCTCGATGGCACCGTCTTTCTTGGCCATACTGTCTAGCGATCCTTGCTTTCGTTTCGTATCGTGCGCCCGTGGCACCGCCACACGACCGACTGAAAACGTGAGCTGGATCGAAAGAACTCCTAAAAGTTCCAGGACAGGGCACGCAGAGAGTCGGCGCGGAAGCCGCACCGTTGGTCCACACTACCCGCTCTCGGGGCTGCGCCAAAATCACAGCTGGCCAGCGACCGCCCGCCGAAAAATTGTGCATGGTAGTGCCACGCCACAGGCGACAATAGTCCCAGTGATCCGCACCGCCCGTGGTGCTGACCCCGTGCCTTCGGAGACGCCCACATGACGGCTGTGTACCTGGCGGCGTTCATCGTCGGCGGTGTCGCGCTCCTGGCCGCACTGCTGCTAGCCGATATCGGTCACGGCGACGGCATGCCATTCATCAACCTGACCGCGCTGTCGGTCGCCCTGCTCGGCGCGGGCACCGGCGGGCTGATCGGCTCCTGGACGCATCTGGGCACCTTCGGCACGGCCGTGACCGCCGCGGCGTTCGCTGTGGTGCTGGTGTTCGTGTTCAACGGCCTGCTACTGCCCTACATGCGCCGTCAGCAGTCCAATTCCCACAAGGGCCGGGCGTCCTACATCGGCCTGCTGGGCACCGTCACGCTCGAAGTCCCGGCAGGCGGCTGGGGCGAGGTGTCCTTCGTCGACGCCGACGGCAACCGCGTGTTCTCCCGGGCCAAGAGCGACGAGTCCGCCGCACTCCCCAAATCGACCCGTGTCTACATCGCGGACATCGACCCCGACTACGTCCACGTGGTCGCTGTTCCACAACCCTGAGCAGTACCCGAGCACTGAACCGCAAGAAAGGCCAACACAGTGTCCCTGCTGGTCATCGTCATCGTCGCCGCCATCGCCGCGATCCTCATCCTGGTGGTGCTGCCGATGGTGTACGTCAAGAACTACATCAAGGTGCCGCCCAACGAAGTGGCAGTGTTCACCGGCCGCGGGACACCGAAGGTGGTGCGCGGCGGCGCCCGGTTCCGGATGCCCGGCATCGAACGCGTCGACATCATGAGCCTGGAGCCGTTCAACGTCAGCATCAACCTGCAGAACGCCCTGTCCAACAACGGCGTCCCGGTCAACGTGGAAGCTGTCGGGCTGGTCCGGATCGGCTCGGCCGACGAAGCCGTCCAAACCGCGGTGCAGCGCTTCCTGACCTCCGACCTGGACGGTCTGCAGCGTCAGATCAACGACATCCTGGCCGGTAGCCTGCGCGGCATCACCGCCACGATGACCGTCGAAGACCTCAACTCCAACCGCGACACGCTGGCCCGCAGCGTGGTCGAGGAGGCCGGCGGTGACCTGGCGCGCATCGGCATGGAGGTCGATGTGCTCAAGATCGCCGGCATCTCCGACAAGAACGGCTACCTCGAGTCGCTGGGTCAGCGCCGCATCGCCGAGGTCAAGCGCGACGCCGCGGTGGGCACCGCCGAAGCCGAGCGGGACGCGCAGATCCAGTCGGCCAAGGCACGGCAAGCCGGTGCGGTGGCGCAGGCCGAGGCCGACACCGCGATCGCGTCCGCCAACCAGAAACGTGACGTCGAGCTGGCCCGGCTGCGGGCGCAGACCGAAGCCGAGAACGCCCAGGCCGACCAGGCCGGCCCGCTGGCCCACGCCCGCGCCGAGAAGGACGTGGGCATCGCGGTCGAGCAGGCCGAGGCAGCCCGCGTACAGGCCCGCATCGAGGTCGAGCAGCGGCGCAGCGAGCAGGCGCAGGCCGCGTTGCAGGCAGACGTCATCGCCCCGGCCGAGGCGCAGAAACGGGCCGATGTGGCGCGCGCCGAAGGCCAGCGCCAGGCGGCGATCCTCGCCGCGGAAGCCAGCGCCGAGGCGCAGCGACGAGCCGGGCAGGCCCAAGCCGATGCCCGTAAGGCCGCGGCCGACGCGCTGCGGGTCGAACAGCAGGCCGAGGCAGACAGCATGCAGGCCAAACTGGTCGCCGAAGCCGCAGGCAAGAAGGAACTGGCTGACGCGATGCGCGTCGAACAGCAGGCCGAGGCGGCCGGTATCGAGGCCAAGCTGGTCGCCGAGGCGACCGGTAAGAAGGAGATCGCGGCCGCCCTGAACAGCTACAACGCTGAGGCCGCCCGCATGCTGATGTTGCCCGACATCCTGGCCTCGATGGTCAAGGCCACCGAGGCCGCGGCCAGGCCGCTCGGCGACATCGACCGGCTGTCGATCATCGGCGGCGCGGGCGACACTCAGGACGCCATCGGCGGCATCCTCGGAATCAGCCCGCTGGCGGTGGCCAAGATCGTCGAGTCGCTCAAATCCTCGGGCATCGACCTGGCATCCATGCTGAACCGGATCGAGGGTGACCAGCCCGCCGCGGGCCGCATCGACGGGGCGGCACGGCCCGCGCCGTCATCCGACGGTGAGGCTGCCGCGTCACGCACGGAGTAGCCGCCGACCTAGCCGAGAAAATCGCTGGCAGCGGGGCGCATAATTGGAGCGATATGACTGGACCCGCGCCCGCGCCCCGTAAGCCAGTGATCCTCACCGTCGACGACGATCCCGCCGTCTCCCGTGCTGTCGCGCGCGATCTGCGCCGCCACTACGGCGAGCGGTACCGGATCATGCGTGCCGAGTCTGGTCTGGATGCCCTGGAGACCCTGCATGAGCTGAAGCTGCGCGGTGACACCGTCGCAGTGTTCGTGGCGGACTACCGGATGCCGCAGATGAGCGGTATCGAGTTCCTGGAATCGGCCATGGATCTCTATCCGATGGCCCGCCGCGTATTGCTGACGGCTTATGCCGACACCACCGCGGCGATCGACGCCATCAACGTCGTCGACCTGGACCATTACCTGCTCAAGCCGTGGGATCCGCCGGAGGAGAAGCTCTACCCCGTCATCGATGGGCTGCTGGAGGCCTGGCACGCGGTCGGTGACCGGGCCATCCCGCACACCAAGGTGATCGGCCACCAGTGGAGCGCCCGCTCCTGGGAGGTCCGCCAATTCCTGGCCCGCAACCAGCACACGTATCGGGCGTTCACCTCCGACGAGCCCAAGGGCAGGCAACTGCTCGAGGCCGCGGGCCTGGACGGTCGACAGCTCCCCGTGGTCATCACCGAGGGTGGCCAGACCCTGGTCGAGCCTTCCGACGGTGAACTGGCCGACATGCTGGGGCTGTCCACCAGCCCGTCGCTGACGATGTACGACCTGGCGGTCATCGGCGGCGGCCCGGCCGGGCTGGCCGCCGCGGTCTACGGCGCGTCGGAGGGACTCAACACGGTCCTGATCGAGGGCACCACGACCGGTGGCCAGGCCGGACGCAGCTCCCGCATCGAGAACTACCTGGGCTTCCCCACCGGAGTCTCGGGCGCCGAGCTGGCCACGTCGGCCCGCAGGCAGGCCGAGCGCTTCGGCGCCGAGGTCATCACGACCCGCGAGGCCACTGCGCTCGACGTCGCCGGGGCCGCGCGCACCATCACCTTCGCCGACGGCGACACCATCGGCGCCCGGGCAGTGATCCTGGCCACCGGCGTCGAGTACCGACAGCTGCCGGTGCCGGGCTGTTGGGATGATCCGGTGAACCCGCTCAACTACGTCGGCCGCGGCGTGTACTACGGCGCCTCGGTCTCGCAGGCCTCGGAATGCCAGGGCGAGGACGTCTACATCGTCGGCGGCGCCAACTCGGCCGGGCAGGCGGCGATGTTCATGTCGCGCGAGGCCAAGTCGGTGACACTGCTGGTCCGTGGGCCGTCGCTGGAGGCGTCGATGTCCTACTACCTGATCCAGCAGATCGAACAGACCCCCAACATCCACGTCCGCACGTGTACCCAGGTGGTCGAGGCGATCGGCGAGGACGATCACCTCGTCGGGCTGGTGCTGGAGGACAAACGCACCGGCGAGCGGGAGAAGGTGAGCTCGACGCGGATGTGCTGCTTCATCGGCGCCACTCCCCGCACCGAATGGCTCGACGGCGTGGTGGCCCGCGACGACCACGGCTTCATCCTGGCCGGCCCCGACCTGCGCGACGTCTGCGGCTGGACATTGGAACGTCCTCCACACCATCTGGAAACAAGTGTGCCCGGTGTGTTTGTTGCAGGTGATGTGCGTGCCGAGTCCGCCAAACGGGTGGCGGCTGCCGTCGGCGAAGGGTCGATGGCGGTCATGTTGGTGCACCGTTATCTGGCGGAGGCCTGAGGAATGACAACGATGGGCGAAGGCTGCGTGCGCGAAGAACTGCGAACCCTGTTTCTGTTCGAATCGCTGAGCGACGAACAACTCGACATCCTGTGTGCCAACGGTCATATCGCGACGTTCGAGCCAGGCCCGGTCTGCACCGAGGGTGAGCCCGCCACGTGCTTCTACGTGATGATCGAGGGCGAGCTCGTGATGACGATGAAGTCGGGCGGCATCGACATCGAGACCAACCGCACCTCGATGCGCGGGGTCTACTGCGGTGCGTGGTCGGCCTACATTCCGGGTGAGCAGCCGGTGTACGAGGCATCTGTTCGGGTGACCAAGCCGTCCCGGTTTTTCGTCCTGGACGCCAAGGCCTACGCCGATTTCATGCGCACCGAATTCCCGATGGCGGTACACCTCTTGGAGGGCCACAAGGTCGGTGGTCTCCGGCGCCGCCAGATCATCGGCCAGCGGGAGAAACTGCTTGCCCTGGGCCAACTTTCGGCCGGCCTGACCCACCAGCTCAACAATCCCGCCGCGGCGACCGCGCGTGCGGTCGCCGACCTGCGCGACCGGGTCAGCAAGATGCGCCACAAGCTCGCGATGCTCGGCGACGGGCACGTCCCGCCCGCGGCACTGCGTGAGTTGGTCAGCATCCAGGACCGGGTGGCCGAGCAGATCGCCAAGCACAAGGCACAGGATCTGACCGCGCTGGAGGCCTCCGACCGTGAGGAGCAGATCGGCGAGTGGCTCGAGGAGCGCGGAATCACCAGCGCCTGGGATTACGCGCCGACGTTCGTCGACGCCGGACTGGACATCGACTGGTTCGAGGGCGTCGCGGCCTCACTCGACGACGTCGATGCCACCGCGTCGTTCATGAGCGCGATCGGCTGGCTGCGCTACACCATCGAGACCGAATTGCTGATGAATCAGATCGCCGAGGCGAGCAAGCGCATCTCGGCACTGCTCGCGGGCGCCAAGCAGTATTCGCAGATGGACCGCGCGCCATACCAGAGCGCCGACATCCACGAGCTGCTGCACAGCACGCTGATGATGTTCGGGGATCGGATCGGCAAGGAAGGCAAGGGCGTTCGACTGGTCAAGGACTGGGACAAGTCGCTGCCCGAGCTCGCCTGCTATCCGGGGGACCTCAACCAGGTGTGGACCAACATCATCGACAACGCGATCCAGGCGATGAACGGTGAAGGCACGCTCACGGTGCGAACCGGGCGCGACGGGGACCTGGTCCGCGTCGAGATCTGCGACGACGGCCCAGGCATTCCCGCCGACATCATCGAGCGGATCTTCACGCCGTTCTTCACCACGAAAGCGTTCGGTGAGGGAACCGGCCTCGGTCTGGATCTCGCATGGCGGATCGTCGTCGAGAAGCACAGCGGCGACCTGCGGGTGCAGTCCGAGCCGGGTAACACCCGATTCATCGTGCTGCTGCCATTGGAGGCACCCGCCCCCGAAGACCTGCCCGCACCGGCGTAATCCCGCAAGCGGTGAGAATCACCGGACTTCGACGTCGAAGTCCTCGGAACGCAGGCGGTCGACTGCACGGGAATCGGTGAGCTCGCCCCGATCAGACGGATGGCGCCAATAGTGCCGGACCATCCAGTACAGGGCCGTTCCCCGAGGCACATAAATGTCGGCACCGTCGATGATTTCTTCGGCGTCGTCGCACAAGCGTAGAACGATCGCTTTGCGGGTTCGTTTCGTCTCCGTGCTGTCGTCGATTTCAACAATGTCTGCCCACTCGACGTATTTCGTCGCCACGATATTCGCGACATCGATACCGGCCGGAGTCAGCTTGACATAGCCAATACCCCCGCGACGCCAAGCATTAACCACACCCAGAATCGATATGACGACTGCTGGCGCGATCAACATTGGCGAGAAAATTCGCATTCCGCGCGATATGGGAATATCGAGAGCACCCGTTGGCGCAAAGCGGACGAATAGCAATCCACTAACTATGAACGACACCATCCCGACGTAGCAGAAAATGCAGAACCATCGACCCGGACGCAGGGTAGTCCCAGAACCGTCAAAGGTCGTACGCACGGTCGACCCTCCGAACAGCGGTACCAGGAGCGACGCCACAATCAGCAGCGGCGAGATGGTGATGCCGATCATCACCGTTCCAGTCAGATAGTCACCCCGACTTGCCGCGGACAGACCCCACCAGAACGGCACCGAAAGCGCAATGAGGAATCCGGCGCTTACCCACCCAAGAGACGCACTATCATTGCGCCAACCAGGAGGCGTAGGGAGCTCTAGTACGGACACAATATGTTCCCGACAAACTTTCCCACGTCGGCGCCCCCGAAAGCTCCGAACACTGCGCCCGCCGTGGTGAGCACCGGGACGCCCACCGGCGCAAAAGGACCGGTGGCAGCGCCAGCCAAAGCACCTAGCTCGGCACCGC
It encodes the following:
- the rplQ gene encoding 50S ribosomal protein L17; the protein is MPKPTKGARLGGSSSHQKAILANLATSLFEHGRIKTTEPKARALRPYAEKLITHAKKGNLHNRREVMKKIRDKDVVHVLFAEIAPFFADRNGGYTRIIKVENRKGDNAPMAVIELVREKTVTSEADRARRAAASQAKAADAEAEVVEADEAALAEESPANEAEAADEAIADAQTAEAADEADDAK
- a CDS encoding DNA-directed RNA polymerase subunit alpha, coding for MLISQRPTLSEETVAENRSKFVIEPLEPGFGYTLGNSLRRTLLSSIPGAAVTSIRIDGVLHEFTTVPGVKEDVTDIILNLKGLVVSSEEDEPVTMYLRKQGPGAVTAGDIVPPAGVTVHNPDMHIATLNDKGKLEVELVVERGRGYVPAVQNKASGAEIGRIPVDSIYSPVLKVTYKVEATRVEQRTDFDKLILDVETKNSISPRDALASAGKTLVELFGLARELNVEAEGIEIGPSPAEADHIASFALPIDDLDLTVRSYNCLKREGVHTVGELVARTESDLLDIRNFGQKSIDEVKIKLHQLGLSLKDSPATFDPSEVAGYDAATGTWTSDAGYDLDTDQDFAETEQL
- the rpsD gene encoding 30S ribosomal protein S4, producing the protein MARYTGPATRKSRRLGVDLVGGDQSFEKRPYPPGQHGRARIKESEYRTQLQEKQKARFTYGVLEKQFRKYYEEANRKSGKTGENLLQILESRLDNVVYRAGLARTRRMARQLVSHGHFTVNGVKVNIPSYRVSQYDIIDVRDKSLNTDPFIISRETAGERPIPSWLQVVGERQRILVHQLPERAQIQVPLAEQLIVEFYSK
- the rpsK gene encoding 30S ribosomal protein S11, which gives rise to MPPKKAGAPKKGVKTRRREKKNVPHGAAHIKSTFNNTIVSITDPQGNVIAWASSGHVGFKGSRKSTPFAAQLAAENAARKAQEHGVKKVDVFVKGPGSGRETAIRSLQAAGLEVGAISDVTPQPHNGCRPPKRRRV
- the rpsM gene encoding 30S ribosomal protein S13 produces the protein MARLVGVDLPRDKRMEIALTYIYGIGRTRSQEILDATGIDRNMRTKDLTDDQVTVLRDYIEGNLKVEGDLRREVQADIRRKIEIGCYQGLRHRRGLPVRGQRTKTNARTRKGPKRTIAGKKKAR
- the rpmJ gene encoding 50S ribosomal protein L36 — translated: MKVNPSVKPICDKCRVIRRHGRVMVICSDPRHKQRQG
- the infA gene encoding translation initiation factor IF-1, whose translation is MAKKDGAIEVEGRVVEPLPNAMFRIELENGHKVLAHISGKMRQHYIRILPEDRVVVELSPYDLSRGRIVYRYK
- a CDS encoding flotillin family protein; its protein translation is MSLLVIVIVAAIAAILILVVLPMVYVKNYIKVPPNEVAVFTGRGTPKVVRGGARFRMPGIERVDIMSLEPFNVSINLQNALSNNGVPVNVEAVGLVRIGSADEAVQTAVQRFLTSDLDGLQRQINDILAGSLRGITATMTVEDLNSNRDTLARSVVEEAGGDLARIGMEVDVLKIAGISDKNGYLESLGQRRIAEVKRDAAVGTAEAERDAQIQSAKARQAGAVAQAEADTAIASANQKRDVELARLRAQTEAENAQADQAGPLAHARAEKDVGIAVEQAEAARVQARIEVEQRRSEQAQAALQADVIAPAEAQKRADVARAEGQRQAAILAAEASAEAQRRAGQAQADARKAAADALRVEQQAEADSMQAKLVAEAAGKKELADAMRVEQQAEAAGIEAKLVAEATGKKEIAAALNSYNAEAARMLMLPDILASMVKATEAAARPLGDIDRLSIIGGAGDTQDAIGGILGISPLAVAKIVESLKSSGIDLASMLNRIEGDQPAAGRIDGAARPAPSSDGEAAASRTE
- a CDS encoding FAD-dependent oxidoreductase is translated as MTGPAPAPRKPVILTVDDDPAVSRAVARDLRRHYGERYRIMRAESGLDALETLHELKLRGDTVAVFVADYRMPQMSGIEFLESAMDLYPMARRVLLTAYADTTAAIDAINVVDLDHYLLKPWDPPEEKLYPVIDGLLEAWHAVGDRAIPHTKVIGHQWSARSWEVRQFLARNQHTYRAFTSDEPKGRQLLEAAGLDGRQLPVVITEGGQTLVEPSDGELADMLGLSTSPSLTMYDLAVIGGGPAGLAAAVYGASEGLNTVLIEGTTTGGQAGRSSRIENYLGFPTGVSGAELATSARRQAERFGAEVITTREATALDVAGAARTITFADGDTIGARAVILATGVEYRQLPVPGCWDDPVNPLNYVGRGVYYGASVSQASECQGEDVYIVGGANSAGQAAMFMSREAKSVTLLVRGPSLEASMSYYLIQQIEQTPNIHVRTCTQVVEAIGEDDHLVGLVLEDKRTGEREKVSSTRMCCFIGATPRTEWLDGVVARDDHGFILAGPDLRDVCGWTLERPPHHLETSVPGVFVAGDVRAESAKRVAAAVGEGSMAVMLVHRYLAEA
- a CDS encoding ATP-binding protein, which translates into the protein MGEGCVREELRTLFLFESLSDEQLDILCANGHIATFEPGPVCTEGEPATCFYVMIEGELVMTMKSGGIDIETNRTSMRGVYCGAWSAYIPGEQPVYEASVRVTKPSRFFVLDAKAYADFMRTEFPMAVHLLEGHKVGGLRRRQIIGQREKLLALGQLSAGLTHQLNNPAAATARAVADLRDRVSKMRHKLAMLGDGHVPPAALRELVSIQDRVAEQIAKHKAQDLTALEASDREEQIGEWLEERGITSAWDYAPTFVDAGLDIDWFEGVAASLDDVDATASFMSAIGWLRYTIETELLMNQIAEASKRISALLAGAKQYSQMDRAPYQSADIHELLHSTLMMFGDRIGKEGKGVRLVKDWDKSLPELACYPGDLNQVWTNIIDNAIQAMNGEGTLTVRTGRDGDLVRVEICDDGPGIPADIIERIFTPFFTTKAFGEGTGLGLDLAWRIVVEKHSGDLRVQSEPGNTRFIVLLPLEAPAPEDLPAPA
- a CDS encoding Sec-independent protein translocase family protein; translated protein: MIGITISPLLIVASLLVPLFGGSTVRTTFDGSGTTLRPGRWFCIFCYVGMVSFIVSGLLFVRFAPTGALDIPISRGMRIFSPMLIAPAVVISILGVVNAWRRGGIGYVKLTPAGIDVANIVATKYVEWADIVEIDDSTETKRTRKAIVLRLCDDAEEIIDGADIYVPRGTALYWMVRHYWRHPSDRGELTDSRAVDRLRSEDFDVEVR